The Sphaerospermopsis torques-reginae ITEP-024 genome has a window encoding:
- a CDS encoding GNAT family N-acetyltransferase, which yields MVKPLKSNYSVVWTHKIAEVPQTAWDALAMPLKTPFLEWDWLNNMETSHSATANAGWLPNHLTLWRDRTLIAAAPLYLKGHSQGEFVFDHQWADLAYRIGVEYYPKMLGMSPFTPAEGYRFLIAPGEDEAEITAMMVHEIDAFCIQNNISGCHFLYVDPQWRPVLEKQGFTAWLHHSYIWENADFHGFDDYLKVFNANQRRNIKRERKAVEKAGLRLQAVTGEEIPKSLFPLMYEFYADTCDKFGWWGSKYLTKRFFESLYHNYRHRVVFFAAYNDADQRQPVGMSFCLFKDDKLYGRYWGSFQEIDCLHFDACYYAPIEWAIAHGIQTFDPGAGGRHKKRRGFPAKPNHSLHRFYNNRLGQILRPYILEVNQMEEEEMKAINAELPFSQNNR from the coding sequence ATGGTAAAACCACTCAAATCTAACTATTCTGTAGTTTGGACTCATAAAATTGCCGAAGTTCCTCAAACAGCCTGGGATGCTTTGGCTATGCCACTAAAAACTCCGTTTTTAGAATGGGATTGGTTGAATAATATGGAAACCTCCCATAGTGCTACAGCTAACGCTGGTTGGTTGCCAAATCACCTGACTTTATGGCGAGATAGAACATTAATTGCTGCTGCTCCACTTTATCTTAAAGGGCATAGTCAGGGGGAATTTGTTTTTGATCATCAATGGGCTGATTTAGCTTATCGTATTGGTGTAGAATATTACCCCAAAATGTTGGGAATGTCGCCATTTACCCCGGCTGAAGGCTATCGCTTTTTAATTGCTCCTGGTGAAGATGAAGCAGAAATTACGGCAATGATGGTACATGAAATTGATGCTTTTTGCATCCAAAATAATATTTCTGGCTGTCATTTTCTGTATGTTGATCCCCAATGGCGGCCTGTGTTGGAAAAACAAGGTTTCACGGCTTGGTTACACCATAGCTATATTTGGGAAAATGCTGATTTTCACGGTTTTGATGATTATTTAAAAGTATTCAATGCTAATCAAAGGCGGAATATTAAAAGAGAACGTAAGGCAGTAGAAAAGGCTGGTTTACGACTGCAAGCTGTCACTGGTGAAGAAATTCCTAAGTCGCTGTTTCCGTTAATGTATGAATTTTATGCAGATACCTGTGATAAGTTTGGTTGGTGGGGTAGTAAGTATCTGACCAAGCGATTTTTTGAAAGTTTATATCATAATTATCGTCATCGGGTGGTATTTTTCGCTGCTTATAATGATGCAGACCAGCGTCAACCTGTGGGGATGTCTTTTTGTCTATTTAAGGATGATAAACTATATGGACGCTATTGGGGAAGTTTTCAAGAAATAGATTGCTTACATTTTGATGCTTGTTATTATGCACCGATTGAGTGGGCGATCGCTCACGGTATCCAAACTTTTGATCCCGGTGCGGGGGGAAGACATAAGAAACGGCGCGGTTTTCCAGCTAAACCTAATCACAGTCTACACCGATTTTACAATAATCGTTTAGGACAAATCCTGCGTCCTTACATTCTAGAAGTGAATCAAATGGAAGAGGAGGAAATGAAGGCGATTAATGCAGAGTTACCTTTTAGTCAAAATAATCGTTAA
- a CDS encoding sensor histidine kinase: MAKYRQSSFRRILVTRILLVFVPVLLIGEMAALNKARSSLLNTARQNLTDSAINKGEKITDAIATLKTNLLSASQTKVIQSGSATQAEKFITKLAQQLPNKIDCIQLKHLQKNTRKNQIIASSCGDQTIIEQPLSFTNDEIQITLISPPKPGTTGKREPENQLQLLLSAPVYNQRGNLAYALIIKTTLHRQIENQQGSLIGSLVVITEDGNILAHPSPETIGTNIKKYSDSQQLQTVIKNAIKGNNDSLNFNFSDGNESVAGYTAIPNPITQQQQQKWIILAVVSVQDALLGLDEIKLILIVLTVGLIGASLLASFYLAPYLAGPVEELRDYALNIHSHHAVQPIPRNFKIKEFNQLAQALDQMVERLKAWAEELEIAWKEAKSANVVKSQFLATTSHELRNPLNIIINCVRLVRDGLCDDREEELEFLKRADDTAIHLLGIINDLLDISKIEAGKLSVVITPLELRQLLLEVINLQSVNIQQKGLQLKCDIGNEIIPVKADEVKLKQVLINIIGNATKFTDKGSIIISTKIQQQSGKSHVIVAVQDTGIGIDPDQQHKLFHPFVMVDGTTTRKFEGTGLGLAISRNLIELMGGKITLESLGLHQGTTVKIILPLIDTSLLSASEKTEEKKETAKMDKFLQTK, translated from the coding sequence ATGGCTAAGTACCGTCAATCTTCCTTTAGACGAATTTTAGTAACCAGGATATTGCTGGTATTTGTCCCAGTTTTATTAATTGGGGAAATGGCAGCACTCAATAAGGCACGTTCCAGCCTTTTGAACACTGCACGGCAAAACTTAACAGACAGTGCTATTAATAAAGGTGAAAAAATAACTGATGCGATCGCCACATTAAAGACAAATTTACTCAGTGCTAGTCAGACAAAAGTAATTCAGTCAGGTTCAGCTACTCAAGCTGAAAAATTCATCACCAAATTAGCCCAGCAATTACCGAATAAGATTGATTGTATTCAACTCAAACATCTGCAAAAAAACACTCGCAAAAATCAGATTATTGCTAGTAGCTGTGGTGATCAGACCATTATTGAACAGCCATTGTCATTTACAAATGATGAAATCCAAATTACATTAATTTCCCCACCGAAACCAGGAACAACTGGCAAACGTGAGCCAGAAAATCAATTACAATTGCTTTTATCAGCCCCAGTTTATAACCAACGAGGAAATTTAGCTTACGCCTTAATTATCAAAACTACATTGCACCGACAAATTGAAAATCAGCAAGGTTCTTTAATCGGTTCTTTGGTAGTTATCACTGAAGATGGGAATATTTTGGCACATCCATCACCGGAAACAATAGGAACTAATATTAAAAAATACTCAGACTCTCAACAACTACAAACTGTAATTAAAAATGCCATTAAGGGAAATAATGATTCCCTAAATTTTAATTTTAGCGACGGTAATGAATCAGTTGCAGGGTATACAGCAATTCCTAATCCTATTACACAACAGCAACAACAAAAATGGATTATTTTAGCTGTCGTTAGTGTTCAAGATGCACTGCTAGGTTTAGATGAAATCAAACTTATTCTTATTGTCTTAACAGTTGGTTTAATAGGTGCGAGTTTGTTAGCATCTTTCTATTTAGCACCCTATTTAGCAGGTCCTGTGGAAGAACTCAGAGATTACGCTTTAAATATTCATAGTCACCATGCCGTACAACCCATACCCCGTAACTTTAAAATTAAGGAATTTAATCAACTTGCTCAAGCATTAGATCAAATGGTAGAACGACTCAAAGCATGGGCGGAAGAATTAGAAATAGCTTGGAAAGAAGCCAAATCAGCTAATGTTGTTAAAAGTCAGTTTTTAGCCACAACTTCCCATGAATTGCGGAATCCATTGAATATTATTATTAACTGTGTGCGTTTAGTGAGAGATGGTTTATGTGATGATCGAGAAGAAGAATTAGAATTTCTCAAGCGAGCCGATGATACAGCTATTCATTTATTAGGTATTATTAATGATTTACTCGATATTTCTAAAATTGAAGCAGGCAAACTATCGGTAGTAATTACTCCTTTAGAATTGCGTCAATTATTATTAGAAGTAATTAATTTACAATCAGTGAATATCCAACAAAAGGGACTGCAATTAAAATGTGATATAGGTAATGAAATCATTCCAGTTAAGGCAGATGAGGTTAAACTCAAACAAGTGCTAATTAATATTATTGGTAATGCGACAAAATTCACCGATAAAGGTAGCATTATCATCAGTACCAAGATTCAGCAGCAAAGTGGTAAATCTCATGTTATTGTTGCGGTGCAAGATACAGGTATAGGTATTGATCCAGACCAACAACATAAATTATTTCATCCCTTTGTCATGGTGGATGGAACAACTACACGCAAGTTTGAAGGTACTGGACTAGGATTAGCAATTTCCCGTAACTTAATCGAACTCATGGGGGGAAAAATTACCCTTGAGAGTTTGGGTTTACACCAAGGTACAACTGTGAAAATTATCTTACCTTTGATTGACACCTCTTTATTATCTGCCTCAGAGAAAACAGAGGAGAAAAAAGAAACTGCGAAAATGGACAAATTTCTACAAACAAAATAA
- a CDS encoding DUF4346 domain-containing protein: MDLILDDLTAIDDKLSQRHIDLDPNGYFIIYIDRNERLIYAKHFTNIIDERGLAVDPETGKVIPARGKVERTHTTVFSGRTAKELCVKIFEETQPCPVTFLDHAAYLGREFVRAEIALVTGQEYVQD; the protein is encoded by the coding sequence ATGGATTTAATACTTGATGATTTAACCGCCATTGATGATAAACTTTCCCAACGTCATATTGATCTTGATCCCAATGGCTATTTCATTATTTACATTGACCGCAATGAACGGTTAATTTATGCCAAACATTTTACAAATATAATTGATGAACGTGGTTTGGCTGTAGATCCAGAAACTGGTAAGGTGATTCCGGCACGGGGTAAGGTGGAAAGAACTCACACAACCGTATTTAGCGGCCGCACTGCTAAAGAATTATGTGTGAAGATTTTTGAAGAAACTCAACCCTGTCCTGTGACTTTTTTAGACCATGCTGCTTATTTGGGAAGGGAATTTGTTCGCGCTGAAATTGCTTTAGTGACAGGTCAGGAATACGTGCAAGATTAA